Proteins from a single region of Chloroflexota bacterium:
- a CDS encoding LacI family DNA-binding transcriptional regulator, which produces MSPLTASRVLNGKTAGKVSARTRDHVLATAKAIGYRRNLAAAGLRLGRMHVIGYFTTSSTPTPWQGHQLVGAQQAAREAGYNLMLLGTAPGTDWRETVSEAIGSGQVDILILQIDPPPTVDDLRPFEGRVVLLNDAVPGVPSVMEAIRDGVREMMRHLISLGHRRIAYLAAPAHSGGRVRAYQGALHEAGLEPEPRYLAQADWALTASAAATQRLLGLDAPPTAIVCADDILAAGVYQAARDTGLAIPHDLSVASCYALSVAEILVPRLTALTSSAALAGTTAVQLGLALANGGPAPASKSLPMPLVVRESTASPR; this is translated from the coding sequence GTGTCACCACTCACCGCCTCGCGCGTCCTGAACGGCAAGACGGCAGGCAAGGTTTCGGCGCGTACCCGCGACCACGTCCTGGCGACTGCTAAGGCGATCGGCTACCGGCGGAACCTCGCCGCGGCCGGGCTCCGACTGGGCCGGATGCACGTCATTGGCTACTTCACGACCAGCAGCACGCCGACGCCCTGGCAGGGGCATCAACTGGTCGGAGCGCAACAGGCCGCGCGCGAAGCCGGCTACAACCTGATGTTGCTCGGGACGGCGCCAGGTACGGACTGGCGCGAGACGGTCTCTGAGGCGATCGGTTCCGGACAGGTCGACATCCTGATTCTCCAGATCGACCCGCCGCCAACCGTGGACGACCTCCGTCCGTTCGAGGGACGGGTTGTGCTGCTCAACGATGCTGTGCCCGGTGTGCCGTCGGTGATGGAGGCCATCCGCGACGGCGTGCGCGAGATGATGCGGCACCTGATCTCGCTCGGCCACCGGCGGATCGCGTACCTCGCGGCGCCGGCCCACAGCGGCGGCCGGGTCCGCGCCTACCAGGGAGCACTCCACGAGGCCGGGCTCGAACCTGAGCCGCGCTACCTGGCCCAGGCCGACTGGGCGCTGACGGCCAGCGCAGCGGCGACCCAGCGGCTGCTCGGACTCGATGCGCCGCCCACGGCCATCGTCTGCGCCGACGATATCCTGGCGGCCGGCGTTTACCAGGCGGCCCGTGACACCGGCCTGGCGATCCCGCACGATCTCTCAGTCGCCTCGTGCTACGCGCTGAGCGTCGCCGAGATCCTGGTTCCAAGGCTGACGGCGCTCACGTCGTCGGCCGCGTTGGCCGGGACGACGGCGGTACAACTGGGACTGGCACTGGCCAACGGAGGTCCGGCACCGGCCAGCAAGAGTCTG